One Numida meleagris isolate 19003 breed g44 Domestic line chromosome 6, NumMel1.0, whole genome shotgun sequence genomic region harbors:
- the LOC110401851 gene encoding extracellular tyrosine-protein kinase PKDCC-like, with protein sequence GFTKVVVRAALAGGGAVALKSVHGAGREVRQCEQRYGDPSGCRRLAAYKLLKEVTLLRRLRHPGIVQLHGQCYDSGGEREAGVTAVLELGAPLEMIQLLQTPWEERFKICLGLVELLFYLAHSPLGSIVLLDFQPRQFVMVDGNLKVTDMDDASTDELSCEEDNDCTLDFPTRSFPLHCSSAGKCEGINEKRNLFNAYRYFFTYLLPHSAPPALQPFLSDILNATGNLRYGINETLRAFEKVLHLYKSGLYLQKRPLLLKDYIFLRGFRTVEAEAYKCWPSYSHLGCLLSIHSPEEAAAICSSQPQCQSFIITQQRTWTGRPLASFQSSPTDLIPDATAVVYIKRSASLGRRV encoded by the exons GGCTTCACCAAGGTGGTGGTGCGGGCGGCGCtggcgggcggcggggccgtgGCGCTGAAGTCGGTGCACGGGGCGGGCCGGGAGGTGCGGCAATGCGAGCAGCGGTACGGGGATCCCTCCGGCTGCCGCCGCCTGGCCGCGTACAAACTGCTGAAGGAGGTGACGCTGCTGCGACGCCTGCGGCATCCCGGCATCGTGCAG ctgcacgGGCAGTGCTACGACAGCGGCGGGGAGCGCGAAGCCGGGGTCACGGccgtgctggagctgggagccccGCTGGAGATGATCCAGCTTCTGCAGACCCCCTGGGAGGAGAGATTcaaa ATTTGCCTGGGTCTTGTGGAGCTGCTGTTTTACTTGGCACACTCCCCCCTGGGCTCAATAGTCCTCTTGGACTTCCAGCCGAGGCAGTTTGTTATGGTGGATGGGAACCTTAAAGTGACAGACATGGATGATGCCAGCACCGACGAGCTGTCATGTGAGGAGGATAATGACTGCACACTTGACTTCCCCACAAGAAGCTTTCCTCTCCACTGCTCTTCAGCTGGGAAGTGTGAGGGAATAAATGAGAAGAGGAATCTCTTCAATGCATATCG GTATTTTTTCACCTACCTTCTGCCACACTCTGCACCACCAGCTTTGCAGCCCTTTTTGAGTGATATTCTGAACGCAACAG GTAACTTACGATATGGAATAAATGAAACCCTGAGAGCTTTTGAAAAGGTTTTACATCTGTACAAGTCTGGGCTCTATCTACAGAAAAGACCTCTTCTTTTAAAAG ACTACATCTTCCTGAGGGGCTTCCGGACGGTGGAAGCAGAAGCCTACAAGTGCTGGCCTTCCTACAGCCACCTGGGCTGCCTGCTCTCTATCCACAGCCCTGAGGAGGCTGCTGCCATTTGTAGCTCCCAGCCACAGTGTCAGAGTTTCATCATCACCCAGCAGAGGACATGGACAG GACGCCCACTCGCctcatttcagagcagcccGACTGATTTAATACCGGATGCTACTGCTGTAGTCTATATTAAACGATCAGCTTCCTTAGGGAGAAGAGTTTAA